A genome region from Triplophysa rosa linkage group LG24, Trosa_1v2, whole genome shotgun sequence includes the following:
- the nopchap1 gene encoding uncharacterized protein C12orf45 homolog has translation MDQTQNNIKKTSSKDLLTCGGGKGIHEKLLLKSNSGHMQTQRVPRSNVLDRLQHFLPQFAQANETLKQQIEDAPAGYFDIESVDDAEKVIEMDVALVELEDSSEEEDESSLSSSSEEDSSEEEDVVTAKKLKLPGERKRKANIQELEKEGE, from the exons ATGGATCAGACACAGAACAATATTAAGAAAACGTCTTCTAAAGATTTGTTGACATGTGGTGGCGGAAAAG GAATCCACGAGAAACTTCTGTTGAAGTCTAACAGTGGTCATATGCAGACGCAAAGGGTGCCCAGAAGTAATG TTTTAGACAGACTACAACATTTCCTACCCCAATTTGCCCAGGCCAATGAGACGTTAAAACAGCAGATTGAAGATGCTCCAGCTGGATATTTTGACATTGAAAGTGTGGATGATGCAGAAAAAGTGATTGAAATG GATGTGGCTCTGGTTGAGCTGGAGGACAGTAGTGAAGAGGAGGATGAGTCCTCATTATCCTCATCATCCGAGGAAGACAGCTCAGAGGAGGAAGATGTTGTTACTGCAAAAAAGCTCAAACTTCCAGGAGAACGAAAGCGAAAAGCCAACATCCAGGAGCTGGAGAAGGAGGGAGAATGA